From a single Desulfatiglans anilini DSM 4660 genomic region:
- a CDS encoding TrkH family potassium uptake protein: MLWGGPFTLTDAWFESVSGFTTTGSTILEDIESLPGGLLFWRATTHWIGGIGIIVFTLSVIPSIGRAGMVLYRSEMSSLAAESFRYRTKKTLQIIVMTYVSLTLAETVALCFCGLTLFDAVTHAFATIATGGFSTKNLSVAAFQNPAAEAVILLFMLLSGLHFGLLFAALKGQPCELWRSPVARYYLSAMVIGVALVTSVVHGTVFPGWGESLRHGAFQLISLGTSTGFATADSANWPGFAQLIMVFFTLQCACAGSTSGGIKTDRILIFWKGILKRVKLTRHPHAVITTKIGGTTIEDDVLESVLLYIGLYLAIVFLSTLLLSAMGVDVLSAFSGSAAAMGNVGPGFGTVSSLGNFAGMPQAGKWVLSFAMLMGRLEIFGVILFVSAWSKR; the protein is encoded by the coding sequence GTGCTCTGGGGAGGGCCCTTCACCTTGACCGATGCCTGGTTCGAGAGCGTCTCCGGATTTACGACGACAGGTTCCACCATCCTTGAAGATATCGAATCCCTGCCCGGCGGTCTGCTCTTCTGGCGCGCCACCACCCATTGGATCGGCGGCATAGGCATCATCGTGTTCACGCTTTCGGTCATTCCTTCCATAGGCCGGGCAGGCATGGTCCTCTACCGGAGCGAAATGTCCAGCCTGGCAGCTGAGTCCTTCCGCTACAGGACGAAAAAGACGCTGCAGATCATCGTCATGACCTATGTCAGTCTCACACTTGCCGAAACCGTCGCACTTTGTTTTTGTGGTCTGACCCTCTTCGATGCCGTGACCCACGCGTTTGCAACCATTGCGACAGGCGGTTTTTCAACCAAGAATCTCAGCGTCGCTGCATTTCAAAATCCAGCGGCGGAGGCAGTGATCCTGCTCTTCATGCTCCTATCCGGGCTTCACTTCGGGCTTCTCTTCGCCGCCTTAAAGGGGCAGCCCTGTGAACTCTGGAGGTCGCCTGTCGCGCGGTACTACCTATCAGCCATGGTCATTGGGGTCGCCCTCGTCACATCGGTGGTGCACGGCACCGTTTTCCCGGGCTGGGGGGAATCACTACGCCATGGGGCCTTTCAATTGATTTCTCTTGGGACCTCCACCGGCTTTGCCACTGCGGACTCCGCCAACTGGCCGGGCTTCGCCCAATTGATCATGGTCTTTTTCACCCTGCAGTGCGCCTGTGCCGGCTCGACTTCCGGAGGAATCAAGACCGACCGCATCCTCATCTTCTGGAAAGGGATCCTCAAGCGCGTAAAACTGACACGTCATCCCCATGCAGTCATCACGACAAAAATAGGCGGAACCACCATAGAAGATGACGTCCTGGAATCCGTCCTCCTCTATATCGGCCTTTACCTGGCGATCGTTTTCCTGTCCACCCTGCTCCTTTCGGCCATGGGTGTAGACGTGCTCTCTGCCTTCTCCGGATCAGCCGCAGCTATGGGTAATGTAGGGCCAGGTTTTGGGACGGTCAGCTCTTTAGGAAATTTTGCCGGCATGCCCCAGGCGGGCAAATGGGTCCTCAGCTTCGCCATGCTGATGGGGCGTCTGGAGATCTTCGGGGTGATCCTTTTTGTCAGCGCATGGTCTAAACGATGA